From the genome of Hathewaya histolytica, one region includes:
- a CDS encoding flagellin, whose product MRLSQNLASLNVYRNHLYNLKNQSRSMARISSGSKFDSFKDDPIAYAQSEKFRLQLGSYTSAAKNIQDNISMLQTAEGGMNSISDSLNRIRTLVVSSGGGSTEKDKAHIMNEIESILEGIDYTSKNTEFNSIKLLCNEESTDIKNPQIIKSLIGNGKEDKVDIPIYNITTESLGLKEKDKVNIYFDDIPKTLMLIDNSIGAINSIRSKYGALESRLEENFNNMNEIYNTVQKAESFIRDTDIGEEIIEVTKSSILIEAGNAIMVQTNKFPLEVLRILENAK is encoded by the coding sequence ATGAGATTAAGCCAGAATTTAGCTTCTTTAAATGTATATAGAAACCATCTTTATAATTTAAAGAATCAGAGTAGAAGTATGGCTAGGATTAGCAGTGGGAGTAAATTTGATTCATTTAAGGATGATCCAATAGCATATGCACAAAGTGAGAAATTTCGATTACAATTAGGATCCTACACCAGTGCCGCTAAAAATATTCAAGATAATATTAGTATGTTACAAACGGCAGAGGGTGGTATGAATTCTATTTCTGATAGCTTAAATAGAATTAGAACTCTAGTTGTTAGTTCAGGTGGAGGTTCTACTGAGAAGGATAAAGCACATATAATGAATGAAATAGAATCTATACTAGAGGGCATAGACTATACAAGTAAGAACACTGAATTTAATAGTATAAAACTCTTATGTAATGAAGAATCTACAGATATTAAAAATCCTCAAATAATTAAAAGTTTGATAGGGAATGGTAAGGAAGATAAAGTAGATATACCCATATACAACATAACTACAGAATCCCTAGGTTTAAAGGAAAAAGATAAAGTTAATATATATTTTGACGATATACCAAAAACTCTTATGCTTATAGATAATTCTATAGGAGCTATAAATTCAATTAGATCTAAATATGGTGCCCTTGAGAGTAGATTAGAAGAAAATTTTAATAATATGAATGAGATTTACAATACAGTGCAAAAAGCGGAAAGTTTTATAAGAGACACAGATATAGGAGAGGAAATTATAGAAGTTACTAAAAGTTCTATATTAATAGAGGCAGGAAATGCAATAATGGTTCAAACTAATAAATTTCCACTTGAAGTTTTAAGAATATTGGAAAATGCGAAGTAA
- the flgB gene encoding flagellar basal body rod protein FlgB has translation MSTLIGFSNNSSSGDVYKNLKNGISASYERSKVISNNVSNINTKGYKRFDVVLEEKLSKGKVDMKNTDKKHINDNFNSKGYKVIRDENGAMRNDGNNVDVDIEMTNLASNSILYNALVTHINNDFSMKTNVIKGGR, from the coding sequence ATGAGTACTTTAATAGGTTTTTCTAATAACAGTTCAAGTGGAGATGTTTATAAAAATTTAAAAAATGGTATAAGCGCTTCTTATGAAAGAAGTAAGGTTATATCAAATAATGTTTCCAATATTAATACTAAGGGTTATAAAAGATTTGATGTAGTTCTAGAAGAAAAATTAAGTAAAGGAAAAGTTGATATGAAGAATACAGATAAAAAACATATCAATGACAATTTTAATTCTAAAGGATATAAGGTTATTAGAGATGAAAACGGTGCTATGAGAAATGATGGAAATAATGTAGATGTAGATATAGAAATGACTAATTTAGCATCAAACTCTATATTATATAATGCTTTAGTAACACATATAAATAATGATTTTTCTATGAAAACAAATGTAATAAAGGGAGGAAGATAA
- the flgC gene encoding flagellar basal body rod protein FlgC, which produces MKAFSNMRISSSGLSAERLRMDTISSNIVNHRTTRGSNGKPYVRKVALFEENLRNEIDRETGVKNKKLMGIKSVGVEEDPSPLRKVYEPSHPDADDNGYVTMPNVNILNEVADLISASRAYEANITAINAEKGILLKSIEIGR; this is translated from the coding sequence TTGAAGGCTTTTAGTAATATGAGAATAAGCTCTAGCGGTCTTTCTGCAGAAAGGCTCAGAATGGATACTATATCATCGAATATTGTTAATCATAGAACTACAAGAGGAAGTAATGGAAAGCCCTATGTTAGGAAAGTTGCCTTATTTGAGGAAAACTTAAGAAATGAAATTGATAGAGAAACTGGAGTAAAAAATAAAAAGTTAATGGGTATAAAATCCGTTGGAGTAGAAGAAGACCCATCACCTTTAAGAAAGGTATATGAACCTTCACACCCGGACGCTGATGATAATGGATATGTAACTATGCCAAATGTTAATATACTTAATGAAGTGGCAGATTTAATATCAGCTTCAAGAGCTTATGAAGCTAATATTACAGCTATAAATGCTGAAAAAGGAATACTTCTTAAAAGTATAGAGATAGGAAGATAG
- the fliE gene encoding flagellar hook-basal body complex protein FliE: protein MKINEFIPIKTIDMLQSNKEEKVSDNKSGFAKTLKEELDNVNEVQLKNQVNTSDFLSGKDIDMHELMLGASEAKISLQYAIEIRNKLLDAYTELNRMQL, encoded by the coding sequence ATGAAGATAAATGAGTTTATACCTATAAAAACTATAGATATGTTGCAAAGTAATAAAGAAGAAAAGGTAAGTGATAATAAATCAGGTTTTGCTAAAACTTTAAAAGAAGAGCTAGATAATGTTAATGAAGTTCAACTTAAGAATCAGGTAAATACAAGTGATTTTTTAAGTGGAAAAGATATAGACATGCATGAATTAATGCTTGGAGCATCAGAGGCTAAGATATCCTTGCAATATGCAATAGAAATAAGAAATAAATTATTAGATGCATATACAGAATTAAACAGGATGCAACTATAG
- the fliF gene encoding flagellar basal-body MS-ring/collar protein FliF → MGKLQDIFIRLLERWKMLSKGKKIAISSLVIGTITILIYIGISASKPKYSVLFSDLDPKDSGNVVEILKEKKVNYKVQGSSILVPEAQVAPLKMEVLSKVEFTGNSKGFEIFNNDSMVSTDFENQIKYQKALQGEIERMIKAFEEVKESKVILKLPEKDAFAIKQNTNKASAAVSIKLKPGIKDLKTEQTKTIVSLLTGAVENLQKENVHIAVNGMKLATSNLYEKEGEEGLLASNQQDIKNAKEETLKKNVLNVLNPIYGNGVNVAVNVDLNFDAIQTETKDYKQGVVVSEHNIDTKDRNSNSNVTSSPVDNNMSNRAGNSANDNTTEHKESTKNYNVPEVVKKEIQAPGKVEKVSVSVAVDEAVGALDDGSKEKIRSTVASAIGFDEKRGDTISVQGFDFKNNNKDIMDTANEELKKSEMQEKRNKIGMGIGVAITGIIILLGIFLVYRKFNKDQEEDLMDNLIEDSVMPKDTVSFEPIIFEKENEKSHMENEVKKYAQSKPDQVAEIVKSWIAEDER, encoded by the coding sequence ATGGGAAAGCTACAAGATATTTTTATAAGGCTTCTAGAGCGATGGAAAATGCTTAGCAAGGGAAAAAAGATTGCTATATCTTCATTAGTTATAGGAACAATAACAATTTTGATATATATAGGAATTAGTGCTTCAAAACCTAAGTATTCAGTGCTTTTTTCTGATCTAGATCCTAAGGATTCAGGAAATGTTGTAGAGATATTAAAAGAAAAGAAAGTTAATTATAAAGTTCAAGGAAGCTCTATATTAGTACCTGAAGCACAGGTAGCCCCTCTTAAAATGGAGGTATTATCTAAAGTCGAGTTTACTGGAAATAGTAAGGGTTTTGAAATTTTTAACAATGATAGTATGGTATCTACAGATTTTGAGAACCAAATAAAGTATCAAAAAGCACTTCAAGGAGAAATTGAAAGAATGATAAAAGCTTTTGAAGAAGTAAAGGAAAGTAAAGTCATTCTTAAATTGCCGGAAAAAGATGCTTTTGCCATAAAACAAAATACTAATAAAGCTTCAGCAGCAGTTTCTATAAAATTAAAGCCAGGAATAAAAGATTTAAAAACGGAACAAACAAAAACTATTGTATCTCTCCTTACAGGAGCAGTTGAAAATTTACAAAAGGAAAATGTACATATTGCGGTTAATGGCATGAAGCTTGCTACCTCTAATTTGTACGAAAAAGAAGGCGAAGAGGGACTTTTAGCAAGTAATCAGCAAGACATAAAAAATGCAAAGGAAGAAACCTTAAAGAAGAATGTTCTAAATGTATTGAATCCTATTTATGGTAATGGGGTAAATGTAGCTGTAAATGTAGATTTAAATTTTGATGCTATACAAACAGAGACAAAAGATTATAAACAAGGTGTAGTTGTAAGTGAACATAATATTGACACTAAAGATAGAAATTCTAATAGTAACGTAACTAGCAGTCCTGTAGATAATAATATGTCTAACAGAGCTGGAAATAGTGCAAACGATAACACTACGGAGCATAAAGAAAGTACTAAGAATTATAATGTTCCTGAAGTTGTAAAAAAAGAGATACAAGCTCCTGGAAAAGTAGAAAAGGTTTCAGTTTCTGTGGCGGTTGATGAAGCTGTGGGAGCCTTAGATGATGGAAGCAAGGAAAAGATTAGGTCAACAGTAGCCTCTGCTATAGGATTTGATGAAAAACGAGGCGATACTATAAGTGTACAAGGGTTTGATTTTAAGAATAACAATAAGGATATAATGGATACTGCAAATGAAGAACTAAAAAAATCTGAAATGCAGGAAAAGAGAAATAAGATAGGCATGGGAATAGGTGTGGCAATCACAGGTATAATTATTTTATTAGGTATATTCCTTGTTTATAGAAAGTTTAATAAAGATCAAGAGGAAGATTTAATGGACAATCTAATAGAAGACAGTGTTATGCCGAAGGATACTGTTAGCTTTGAACCTATAATTTTCGAAAAAGAAAATGAAAAGAGTCATATGGAAAATGAGGTTAAAAAATATGCTCAGAGTAAACCAGATCAAGTTGCTGAAATTGTTAAATCATGGATAGCAGAGGATGAGAGGTGA
- the fliG gene encoding flagellar motor switch protein FliG produces MARKEGLSGVQKAAILFITLGPEASSSIIKRLPEREIQKITFEIANISSVNPEQRQEILDEFIEMNKAKDYILEGGLDYARALLGKALGVQRAEEILEKVSEATQQFRPFSIARKADAHQLLDVISSEHPQTIALVLCYLQPDKSAQIMSSLSEELQSEVAFRIATMNNTSPVMVKEIEKVLDNKLSSVIRTESTNIGGIPSLVDILNQVDRTTEKNITEGLEKEDAELAEKVKESMFVFEDIITLDDVSIQRILREVDNKELALALKGSSEEVQETIFRNQSKRAAATLKEDMEFLGPVRLLDVEKAQQDIVAIIRRLDESGEIIMSRGGEDAIIM; encoded by the coding sequence ATGGCAAGAAAAGAAGGGTTAAGTGGAGTTCAAAAAGCGGCTATTTTGTTTATAACCTTAGGTCCAGAAGCTTCATCGAGCATTATTAAAAGGTTGCCTGAGAGAGAAATACAAAAAATAACTTTTGAAATTGCAAATATAAGTTCTGTGAATCCAGAACAAAGGCAAGAAATTTTAGATGAATTTATAGAAATGAATAAGGCTAAAGATTACATTTTAGAAGGTGGACTTGATTATGCTAGGGCGTTGCTAGGAAAGGCCTTAGGAGTTCAAAGAGCAGAAGAAATTTTGGAGAAGGTAAGTGAGGCTACTCAACAATTTAGGCCTTTTTCCATTGCAAGGAAAGCAGATGCTCATCAGCTTTTAGATGTAATATCTAGCGAGCATCCTCAAACCATAGCCTTGGTACTGTGTTATCTTCAACCAGATAAATCAGCACAAATAATGTCTTCTTTATCAGAGGAGCTTCAATCAGAAGTTGCTTTTAGAATAGCAACAATGAATAACACTTCTCCAGTTATGGTAAAAGAGATTGAAAAGGTTTTAGACAATAAGCTATCTTCTGTTATAAGAACTGAATCTACCAATATTGGTGGTATTCCTTCCCTTGTAGATATTCTTAACCAAGTTGATAGAACAACAGAAAAAAATATTACAGAAGGTTTAGAAAAAGAAGATGCAGAACTTGCTGAAAAGGTTAAGGAATCTATGTTTGTATTTGAAGACATTATTACTCTTGACGATGTTTCCATTCAAAGAATTTTACGAGAGGTTGATAACAAAGAGCTTGCACTTGCACTTAAAGGATCTTCAGAAGAGGTTCAAGAAACTATATTTAGAAACCAATCTAAGAGGGCAGCTGCTACATTGAAGGAAGACATGGAATTCTTAGGCCCAGTAAGATTGTTGGATGTTGAAAAAGCTCAACAAGATATTGTTGCTATTATTAGGAGACTGGATGAGTCAGGTGAGATTATAATGTCAAGAGGTGGAGAAGATGCAATCATTATGTAA
- a CDS encoding FliH/SctL family protein, with amino-acid sequence MQSLCKIIKGPEVDVEGDKVIKTQYIPIKPDEKEKKEDSSIIEKYNNLSRAIIGNAKLNAKRIIEEAEYKSESIQKEAYDSAYDKGYNDGYEQGYECGMNESLKKGEEQSKQIIDNANSILYNAQKTYEEFFKKKEAEILDAVCNIASNYLKNEVKNEDSILNMINEELNKIRNSKTILIKFNPFYLDEMEKNIDSFKTSLGYTQNIFLLPDESMELGEVLIEKDNGKCSMRIEYAIEKIREEIFSIV; translated from the coding sequence ATGCAATCATTATGTAAGATTATAAAGGGGCCTGAAGTTGATGTAGAGGGTGATAAGGTTATAAAAACTCAGTATATACCTATAAAACCTGACGAAAAAGAAAAGAAAGAAGATTCTTCTATTATAGAAAAGTACAATAATCTATCAAGAGCTATAATCGGAAATGCTAAATTAAATGCTAAGAGAATCATAGAAGAAGCTGAATATAAATCTGAATCTATACAAAAGGAAGCTTACGATTCTGCCTATGATAAAGGGTATAACGATGGATATGAACAAGGATATGAATGTGGCATGAATGAATCTCTAAAGAAGGGTGAAGAACAAAGTAAGCAGATTATAGATAATGCCAACAGTATATTATATAATGCTCAAAAAACATATGAGGAATTTTTTAAGAAAAAAGAAGCTGAAATATTAGATGCAGTTTGCAATATTGCATCTAATTATTTAAAAAATGAAGTTAAAAATGAAGATTCGATTTTAAATATGATAAATGAAGAATTAAACAAAATACGCAATTCTAAAACTATTTTAATCAAATTTAATCCTTTTTATTTAGATGAAATGGAGAAAAATATTGATAGTTTCAAAACTTCTTTAGGATATACACAAAATATATTTTTACTTCCTGATGAATCTATGGAGCTTGGAGAGGTGCTAATAGAGAAGGATAACGGAAAATGTAGTATGAGAATTGAGTATGCTATAGAAAAAATAAGAGAAGAAATATTTAGCATCGTTTAA
- the fliI gene encoding flagellar protein export ATPase FliI — translation MNMDFRKLEEKIKSTNMIYYEGKVKNVIGLTIEVTGIKAFVGEVCYIYNDKHDTKIECEVVGFKEDNVILMPLGELIGISRGCIVVPTGKPLGVKCSSSLLGKVLDGLGKPLNYEEKDNINSTYQLYPMDTSPPDPLKRRRIKDILPTGIRAIDGFLTCGEGQRIGIFAGSGVGKSTTLGMIAREAKADVNVIALIGERGREVKDFLEKDLGEEGLRKSVIVCATSDKPALVRLKGAFTATAIAEYFRDQGKKVILMMDSVTRFAMAQREVGLAIGEPPATKGYTPSVFAMLPRLMERSGTSNKGSITAFYTVLVDGDDFNEPIADAVRGILDGHIVLSRGLAAKNHYPAIDILNSVSRLMNEITTEEHKNSASLARDFLASYKDSEDLINIGAYAKGSNRKLDFAIEYYPILMKYLKQGVKENSALEQSLEELIGLFKGKEYLYNL, via the coding sequence ATGAATATGGATTTCAGGAAGTTAGAAGAAAAAATAAAAAGTACTAATATGATCTATTATGAAGGAAAAGTTAAAAATGTCATAGGTTTAACCATTGAGGTAACAGGAATTAAAGCTTTCGTTGGAGAGGTTTGTTATATATATAATGATAAACACGATACAAAAATTGAATGTGAAGTAGTTGGATTCAAAGAAGATAATGTTATATTAATGCCACTGGGAGAACTTATAGGTATATCTAGAGGATGTATAGTTGTACCTACAGGAAAACCATTAGGTGTAAAATGTTCATCTTCTCTTTTAGGAAAGGTCTTGGATGGGCTCGGAAAGCCCTTAAATTATGAAGAGAAAGATAATATAAACTCTACCTACCAGTTATATCCTATGGATACTTCACCACCAGATCCTTTAAAGCGAAGAAGAATAAAAGATATATTACCTACAGGTATTAGAGCTATAGATGGATTCTTAACTTGCGGGGAAGGACAGAGAATAGGAATATTTGCTGGAAGTGGTGTAGGTAAAAGTACAACTTTAGGCATGATAGCAAGAGAGGCTAAAGCAGATGTAAATGTAATTGCTCTTATAGGAGAAAGAGGACGAGAGGTTAAAGATTTTCTAGAAAAAGATTTAGGAGAAGAAGGATTAAGAAAATCTGTAATAGTTTGTGCAACATCAGATAAACCTGCCCTAGTAAGATTAAAAGGAGCATTTACAGCAACAGCTATAGCAGAATATTTTAGAGATCAAGGGAAGAAAGTAATATTAATGATGGACTCGGTTACAAGATTTGCTATGGCGCAAAGAGAAGTTGGACTGGCAATTGGAGAGCCACCAGCCACAAAAGGATATACTCCATCAGTTTTTGCTATGCTTCCAAGGCTTATGGAGAGATCTGGAACTTCCAATAAAGGATCAATTACGGCTTTTTATACAGTATTAGTAGACGGAGATGATTTTAATGAACCTATAGCAGATGCTGTTAGAGGTATATTAGATGGTCATATTGTACTTTCAAGAGGTTTGGCAGCTAAAAATCATTATCCAGCTATAGATATTTTAAATTCTGTAAGTAGATTAATGAATGAGATTACAACGGAAGAACATAAAAATTCAGCTTCCTTAGCAAGAGATTTCTTAGCGTCATATAAGGATTCTGAAGATTTGATAAATATTGGGGCTTATGCAAAAGGAAGTAATAGAAAACTGGATTTTGCAATAGAGTACTATCCTATTTTAATGAAATATTTAAAACAAGGTGTAAAAGAGAATAGTGCTTTAGAACAATCTTTAGAAGAACTCATAGGTTTATTTAAAGGAAAAGAATATTTATATAATCTATAA
- the fliJ gene encoding flagellar export protein FliJ, translating into MGNKFEFKLQKLLDIRMKEEDFSKMEFKRALEDRNMIANKIDELESTYSKYNIFSTEDNLMDRKLKVSYLKFLTSSIDKANIELNKKTEILNIKRVDLNKKQIRRKTVETLKCNDYSEFLKEEKLFQQKLNDELALYGFMRKNKELVK; encoded by the coding sequence TTGGGTAATAAATTTGAATTTAAACTTCAGAAACTTTTAGATATCAGGATGAAGGAAGAAGACTTCAGCAAGATGGAATTTAAAAGAGCACTTGAAGATAGGAATATGATAGCAAATAAAATAGATGAGCTTGAAAGTACGTATAGTAAATATAATATTTTTAGTACTGAAGATAACTTAATGGATAGAAAACTTAAAGTATCATATCTAAAGTTTTTAACATCATCTATTGATAAGGCTAATATAGAATTAAATAAAAAAACTGAAATTTTAAATATCAAAAGAGTAGATCTTAATAAAAAGCAAATTAGACGAAAGACAGTGGAAACTTTAAAATGTAATGATTATAGTGAATTTTTAAAAGAAGAGAAACTTTTTCAACAAAAACTTAATGATGAACTTGCACTTTATGGATTTATGAGAAAAAATAAGGAGTTGGTAAAATGA
- a CDS encoding flagellar hook-length control protein FliK, whose protein sequence is MKVNSVSLDTPIVKNLSSNDKLHNKDCSENDLKFNTLLKSQYESKSEKDITVPRNPWKKSNRELDDSEDLDKVTIALQSLSAYLINCKENKVSSEIEKVYEDLNNSIEKLSYEDIEVFLSTDNFESNINLDNHNLEKLSSNLNDKDFVYNNNQEYMRNIKEEICLILNEVKNLHSQGFMTNEESFNYKLINHRESIINDDNLEMITKEIKNFLHANKNTKPEIQNSNGNFLADYTSIQKSSSIKQSEELLKDMNLGSDDSREKFLKDISKDKKEESFFNKVNLNLMKLEGLKGNSSEVSIPKQPIVRGEFLQNDIIKWMKYMDLNNVKEISLKVIPKELGEIVLKVSLESGAMKAEILSNNKDTYKVLQNNILDITNKLENESVKIQEVSVNIYGEDYMGAEGERFKENNANESFKRKDGRKSIDSIEGVGNEPEKEEDILNNEVLNKLA, encoded by the coding sequence ATGAAGGTTAATAGCGTAAGTTTGGATACTCCAATAGTAAAAAATTTATCTAGTAATGATAAGTTGCATAATAAGGATTGTAGCGAAAATGATCTGAAATTTAATACACTTTTAAAAAGTCAATATGAATCAAAAAGTGAAAAGGATATCACTGTACCTAGAAATCCATGGAAGAAGAGTAATAGGGAGTTAGATGATAGTGAAGATTTAGATAAAGTTACTATTGCGTTACAGTCTTTAAGTGCCTATCTCATAAATTGTAAAGAAAATAAGGTTTCAAGTGAAATAGAAAAAGTATATGAGGATTTAAATAACAGTATAGAGAAGTTAAGTTATGAAGATATAGAAGTGTTTTTGAGCACAGATAATTTTGAAAGTAATATAAATTTAGATAATCACAATTTAGAAAAACTCTCAAGCAATTTAAATGACAAAGATTTTGTTTATAACAATAATCAAGAGTATATGAGAAATATAAAGGAAGAAATTTGTTTAATTTTAAATGAAGTAAAAAACCTACATTCTCAAGGATTTATGACTAATGAAGAAAGTTTTAATTATAAGCTTATAAATCATAGAGAAAGTATCATAAATGATGATAATTTAGAAATGATTACAAAGGAAATAAAAAATTTCTTACATGCTAATAAGAATACTAAGCCTGAAATACAGAATAGTAATGGTAATTTTCTTGCAGATTATACTTCTATACAAAAGAGTAGCAGCATAAAACAAAGTGAAGAACTTCTTAAAGATATGAATTTGGGTTCTGATGATAGTAGGGAAAAATTTTTAAAAGATATAAGTAAAGACAAAAAAGAAGAAAGTTTCTTTAATAAGGTAAATCTTAATTTAATGAAACTCGAAGGGTTAAAAGGTAATAGTTCAGAGGTTAGTATACCTAAGCAACCAATAGTAAGGGGAGAATTTCTTCAAAATGATATTATAAAATGGATGAAATATATGGACTTAAATAATGTAAAAGAAATTAGTTTAAAAGTTATACCAAAAGAATTAGGAGAGATAGTACTTAAGGTTAGTTTAGAATCTGGAGCAATGAAGGCTGAGATTTTATCTAATAATAAAGATACTTATAAAGTATTACAAAATAATATTTTAGATATAACAAACAAACTAGAAAATGAGTCAGTAAAAATACAAGAAGTGTCTGTAAACATTTATGGTGAGGATTATATGGGTGCAGAAGGAGAGAGATTTAAAGAGAATAATGCAAATGAATCTTTTAAGAGGAAAGATGGTAGAAAGTCCATAGATAGTATTGAAGGTGTTGGGAATGAACCTGAAAAAGAGGAAGATATTCTAAATAACGAAGTTTTAAATAAGCTAGCTTAG
- a CDS encoding flagellar hook assembly protein FlgD, translating into MPDISLQNNQNNYLNNQTLEESKKNSRATDRGTRIIKNRSELDKNAFLRILTAELSNQNPFDVKDSTQYVSQMAQFASMEQMTNLNSTMTSFSAYSLVGKTLAFNRYDMYGRQYGGVVQNVVKKGDSVMLQVNVQEKGKVVKKDFDIKEISNVINAPDEMLNLNNNMNFLLSSSFIGKNVEVVQPDGLYVGKVKSVYKDSGYINLTIDINGKYVKDQMKLKEGFSKKHPSVFGPYNSEKDSLLQVKYDKKQGKYNYKIDEEPWKEYKKDEEIKGIKIGLPNENPDYDTIWNYSLKGVPKVEKDVNSLDVLLIKNS; encoded by the coding sequence TTGCCAGATATAAGTTTACAAAATAATCAAAATAATTATCTTAATAACCAAACTTTAGAGGAGAGTAAAAAAAATTCTAGAGCCACAGATAGGGGTACAAGAATAATAAAGAATAGAAGTGAATTAGATAAAAATGCTTTTTTAAGAATATTAACTGCAGAATTAAGTAACCAAAATCCTTTTGATGTTAAAGATAGTACCCAGTATGTATCCCAGATGGCTCAATTTGCATCTATGGAACAGATGACAAACTTAAATTCTACTATGACAAGTTTTAGTGCTTATTCCTTAGTAGGCAAAACTCTTGCTTTTAATAGATATGATATGTATGGAAGACAGTATGGAGGAGTCGTACAAAATGTGGTTAAGAAAGGTGACTCCGTAATGCTTCAAGTAAACGTACAGGAGAAAGGTAAAGTTGTTAAAAAAGACTTTGATATAAAAGAAATAAGTAACGTAATTAATGCACCAGATGAAATGCTAAATTTAAATAATAATATGAATTTTCTTTTAAGCTCTTCTTTTATAGGTAAAAATGTTGAAGTAGTGCAACCAGATGGGCTTTATGTAGGAAAGGTAAAATCAGTTTATAAAGATTCGGGTTATATAAACTTAACTATTGACATTAATGGTAAATATGTAAAGGACCAAATGAAGTTAAAAGAAGGTTTTTCAAAGAAACATCCAAGCGTTTTTGGTCCTTATAATAGTGAAAAAGATTCACTATTACAAGTTAAATATGATAAAAAACAAGGTAAATATAACTATAAAATAGATGAAGAACCATGGAAAGAGTATAAAAAAGATGAAGAAATTAAAGGAATAAAGATAGGTCTTCCAAATGAGAATCCTGATTACGATACTATATGGAATTATTCCTTAAAAGGAGTACCTAAGGTAGAAAAAGATGTTAATTCTTTAGATGTTCTTTTAATTAAAAATTCTTAA